Below is a genomic region from Gemmobacter sp. 24YEA27.
CAAGGACAGCGGAGAGAGAATCACCTCTCCGCTGCAAGCCGCGCCCCACTGCGAGGCTTTGCAAACTTCGCGAGATTGCGCGTCACTTATGCGGGCAAATCAGATTTTGCAAATATTTCGCAACCCAGCATCGCGAATTCTGCAAACTTAGGCTGTTCCGGCACCACTGTTGCCGGTAACAAAGTTGCGCCCTTCGACACCCTGGCATAACAAACGCTTAAGTCAGGAGGAGGACCAGGGATGGGGTATCGCGACGTCTACGCGCATTGGAAGTCCGACCCGGAAGGGTTCTGGATGGAGCAGGCCCAGGGCATCGACTGGGAAAAACAGCCCACCCGCGCGCTGAATGCCGACAACGCACCGAGTTATGAATGGTTCGCTGACGGGCTGGTCAATACCTGCTGGAATGCGGTTGACCGCCATGTCGAAGCCGGGCGCGGCGACCAGCTGGCGATCATCCATGACAGCCCGGTCACGCATCTGAAAAAGGGCATCACTTACCGCGAATTGCAAAAACGCGTGGCCAGCCTTGCCGGCGCGCTCAGGGCGAAAGGCGTGACCAGGGGCGACCGGGTCATCATCTATATGCCGATGATCCCCGAGGCGCTGGAGGCAATGCTGGCCTGCGGCCGGCTTGGCGCGATCCATTCGGTCGTCTTCGGCGGGTTCGCGGCCAATGAGCTGGCGGTGCGCATCAATGACTGCACGCCCAAGGCGATCATCGCGGCGTCCTGCGGCATCGAACCCTCACGCATCGTGCATTACAAACCGCTGCTGGATGCCGCCATCGATCAGGCCAGCCACAAACCTGAATTCTGTGTGATTTTTCAGCGCGAACAAGAGGTTGCCCAACTTATCGAGGGCCGCGACGTCGCCTGGCACAGTTTTCAGTATGGCGTTGAGCCCGCCGAATGCGTGCCCGTCGAGGGCAATCACCCGGCCTATATTCTTTATACCTCCGGCACCACCGGCGCACCGAAGGGCGTGATCCGCGCCACTGGCGGCCATCTCGTCGCGCTGAACTGGACCATGAAAGCGATCTATGACATGGCGCCTGGCGAGGTCTTCTGGGCCGCGTCAGACGTGGGCTGGGTCGTCGGCCACAGCTATATCTGCTATGCGCCGCTGATCAGCGGCTGCACCACCATCGTGTTCGAAGGGAAACCCGTCGGCACGCCGGATGCCGGCACGTTCTGGCGGGTGATCGCGGAAAACAAGGTGAAGAGTTTCTTTACCGCACCGACTGCGCTTCGGGCCATCAAGCGCGACGACCCTGCCGGGGAATTCGTCAAAGATTACAATATGAAGCATCTGAAATACTGCTTCCTCGCCGGCGAGCGCGCCGATCCCGACACCATCGCCTGGGCGGCGCGGCATCTGAACGTGCCGGTAATCGACCATTGGTGGCAGACCGAGACCGGCTGGGCCATTGCTGCCAATCCAATGGGGATTGAAGCGCTGCCCATCAAACCCGGCAGCCCTTCGGTGCCGATGCCCGGCTATGATATCCAGGTGCTGGACGAAGGCGGGCACCCGGTCGCCCCCGGCACGCTTGGCGCGATCGCCGTGAAACTACCGCTGCCTCCCGGCAACCTGCCCGGGCTGTGGAATGCCGAAGACCGTTTCAGAAAAAGCTACCTCTCTCATTTCCCCGGCTTTTACGAGACAGGAGATGCCGGTTACATCGACGAGGACGGCTATCTCTACATCATGGCCCGCACTGATGATGTGATCAATGTGGCAGGCCACCGCCTTTCGACCGGCGCGATGGAAGAGGTACTGGCCTCGCATCCGGATGTCGCCGAATGTGCGGTGATCGGGGTGGCAGACACGCTGAAAGGTCAGTCCCCCCTGGGCTTTTTGTGCCTGAACAAGGGCACCAGCCGCGCACATGGCGATGTGGTGAAGGAATGCGTGAAACTGATGCGCGACCGCATCGGCCCGGTTGCTGATTTCAAACGCGCACTGGTGATCGACCGCCTGCCGAAGACCCGCTCGGGCAAGATCCTGCGCGGCACCATGGTGAAAATCGCCGATGGCACCGAATGGAAAATGCCCGCCACCATCGACGACCCCGTGATCCTTGACGAAATCACGATTGCGCTGAAATCCATCGGCCTCGCCGGCTGATCCCGGCAGATTTGCGAGTTGCGGCGCTGTGTCCTGACCGGCACGGCGCCCTTCTCACGTCGGAACCAGGCGGGAATCCGTCCTTGACGCCGGGTCCGACAGCCTGAATGACGCGAGGCACTGGACCTGACACTCTGGTCGTGCCAGCTTACGCCATTGTGGAAGAAAGAAATTTCACTCCATGAATATTATTTCCCTGGCCTGTTTGATGGCTGAATTGATGTGCTCCCTGCCAGATTGGCAGACAGTCCGGGTGTGAGTCAGATGCGGATACCTGTTCTGCTGGTTGAAGATACGCCGTCTTTGCAATTCGTTTACCGTTCCGTCCTGACCGCAGCCGGAATGAACGTGCATCCCGCCGGCAGCGCGTCAGAGGCGCTGCAGTTGCTGCATCAGGTCAAACCCGGAGTGGTCATTCTTGATCTCATGCTGCCGGATCGTGATGGTCTGGCGCTGATGTCCGAGATGCTGGCCATTAACCCTGACCTGTGCGTTGTGGTCATGTCGGCGCAGGGATCGGTCGACCGGGCCGTAGCGGCGATGCGGGCGGGGGCCTTTGACTTCCTGCTTAAGCCCTTCGAAGAAAACCGGTTTCTCGCGGCGGTCCGGGCCGCAGTTCTGGCCGCCGAGGAAACCACCCCCGGCCAGCCGGCGCCGAAACGGCGCGCGGAGACCGCCGCCAGCAGCGATCCCGCTGCCAGCATCGGCTCCTCCGAGGCGATGAAACAGGTGCATCGGGTGATTTCATCGGTCGCGGGCTCCATCGCCACCGTCTTCATCACGGGCGAAAGTGGCACCGGCAAAGAGCTCGCGGCCATCGCCCTGCACACCCAATCCCCCCGCGCGCGCGGCCCGTTTATCGCTCTGAACTGCGGCGCAATCCCACATGACCTGCTGGAATCCGAGGTATTCGGCCATCTGAAAGGCAGTTTCACCGGCGCCATCGCCGATAAGCCCGGTGCAGCAATGGCGGCGGATGGTGGTACGCTGTTCCTCGACGAGGTTTGCGAGATGGCGCCTGCCCTGCAGACCAAGCTTCTGCGCTTCCTGCAAACCTCGATGGTGCAGCCGCTCGGTGCAACGCGACCGCAAAAGGTTGATGTCCGGATCATCTGCGCCACAAACCAAGACCCACTCGATGCGGTGCGGCGCGGGCAGTTCCGCGAAGACCTCTATTACCGCCTTCATGTGGTGCCGCTTCATATGCCACCTTTGCGGGATCGCGGCCGCGACGCTGCCGAAATCGCCGAGGTCGCGCTGCGCCGCTTTGGTGGTGAAGAGGGCAAGGGGTTCGCGGGGTTCGCGCCCGAGACGCAGCGGATCCTGTTGCGGCATCGCTGGCCAGGAAATGTGCGCCAGCTTTTGAATGTTGTGCGCAATATCGCGGTGATGCAGCCGGGTGGCCTTGTAACGCCGGATATGCTGCCCGGCGACATGCTGCGCGAAGACCCCGGTCAGAACCGGGGGGCCTCACAGCCAGATGCGCCGTCCGGGACCGCCGGGCCGCAGAGAACAGGCTTTGCGCCGGTTGCTACGGGGCTTGACTCCGCCGAGACCGCTTTCGCAGGCAAAACCCTGGCCGAGATCGAACGCATGGCCATCGAAGCGGCGCTTGCGCGACATCAGGGCTCGGTGCCCAAAGCTGCACATGACCTCGACATCTCGGTCTCGACACTCTACCGCCGGATCGAAGCCTGGAAGTCAGATCAGAGCTGACACCACGTAACCAACTGTAATATCATACAAACTGCTCTCGGATCAGCCGTTCCTCAAGGCCATGCCCCGGGTCGAACAACAGACGATAGCTGATTGCGGAATTTGAACGGACCACGACCGAGATCACATCGCGCACCGAATTGCGGCTATCCGCATCGGCCATGACCGGGCGCTTATCCGGGTCGAGCACATCGAAGCGCACCTCGGCTGTTTTCGGCAAAAGCGCACCACGCCAGCGGCGCGGGCGGAAGGCCGACATCGCCGTCAGGGCCAGAACATCGGCGCCGATTGGCAGAATCGCCCCATGCGCCGAATAGTTATAGGCGGTCGACCCGGCCGGTGTCGCCACCAGCGCGCCGTCGCAGACCAGCTCCGCCATCCGTTCGCGACCATCAATCGAAACCCGCAACCGCGCCGCCTGGGGACCCTGCCGCAAGAGCGACACTTCATTGACCGCAAGCGCGTTGGTGACCTTGCCTCGCACATTCTCGGCCTGCATCGAGAGCGGATTGAGCAGCGCCTCTTCGGCCAGTTGCAGGCGTTCGGGCAGCCCGTCATCGATATAGGCATTCATCAGAAAGCCAATGGTGCCGCAATTCATGCCATAGACCGGCAGATCGCGCCCCGATTGCGCGTGCAGCGTCTCAAGCATGAATCCGTCACCACCCAGGGCGACCACAACCGAGGCACGCCGCAGATCGATCTGACCGTAGCGGGCCGTCAGCCGCGCCAGTGCCGCTTGCGCCGCCGGGGCCTTCGACGCCGTAAACCTGATTTTTGGCTGCATCCCACCTCTCCGTCAGGTCGCAACCCTGACCCCGGCGGGGCGGAAACTCAAGGGCCGGCGCGCCCTGTCTGTCTCCCGGCAGGCGCTTCATTTGCCGCCCGGGCACCATTGCCCCCACCGCGCAATTCTCGGGGCACGCAGGGGGCGCCCGGAAAAGGCGGCGACGCCAGTCGTGACCGGCCCGGATTTCGCCGCCATATCGCAACGGGTCGCTTTCCGGCCTTTCCCTGGCAGGGTACGTGTTCTAAACAACCGGCAACCAAAAATACCATCCCGCATGGCCCAACGGAGACGAGTATGACCGCCCAGACCCGCGATTCCGGCTTTTTCACCGAATCTCTTTCCTCGCGCGACCCCGAGCTTTTCGGGGCTGTGCGCTCTGAACTTGGCCGCCAGCGCGATGAGATCGAGCTGATCGCGAGCGAGAACATCGTCTCCCTCGCGGTTCTGGAAGCCCAGGGCTCGGTGCTGACGAACAAATATGCCGAGGGGTATCCGGGCAAGCGCTATTACGGCGGCTGCCAGTATGTCGACATCGCCGAAACCCTCGCGATCGAGCGCGCGAAAGAGCTTTTTGGCTGCAAATTCGCCAATGTGCAGCCGAATTCCGGCAGCCAGATGAACCAGGCCGTCTTCCTCGCGCTTTTGCAGCCGGGCGACACCTTCATGGGGCTCGACCTGAATTCGGGCGGACACCTCACCCATGGCTCGCCGGTCAATATGTCGGGCAAGTGGTTCAAGGTCATATCTTACGGCGTGCGCCAGCAGGACCAGCGCCTCGATATGGACGAGGTGCGCAAGAAAGCCCTCGAGCACAGACCAAAGCTGATCCTGGCGGGGGGCACCGCCTATAGCCGCGAATGGGACTGGGCCGCCTTCCGGGCGATTGCTGATGAGATCGGCGCTTACCTCCATGTTGATATGGCACATATCGCGGGCCTTGTGGCCGGCGGCGTGCATGCCTCGCCGCTGCCGCATGCCCATGTGGTGACCACCACGACCCACAAGAGCCTGCGCGGCCCGCGTGGGGGTATGGTGCTCACAAATGATGAAGACATCGCTAAGAAAATCAATTCGGCGGTCTTCCCCGGCCTGCAGGGCGGCCCGCTGATGCATGTGATCGCCGCCAAAGCGGTCGCATTCGGCGAAGCGCTGCGCCCCGAGTTCAAGGCCTATGCAGCCCAGGTGAAAACCAATGCGGCAGCCATGGCGGATGAGCTGATGAAGGGCGGGATCGATATCGTCTCGGGCGGTACCGACAACCATCTTTGCCTCGCCGATCTGCGGCCCAAGAAAGTGACCGGCAAGGCGGCCGAGGCGGCGCTTGGCCGCGCCCATATCACCTGCAACAAGAACGGCGTGCCGTTTGATCCGGAAAAGCCGTTTGTGACCTCGGGCATCCGTCTGGGCGCGCCGGCAGGCACCACGCGCGGGTTCGGCGAGGCCGAATTCCGCCAGATCTCGCGCTGGATCGTCGAAGTGGTTGATGGGCTCGCCGCCAATGGCGAAGACGGCAACGGGGAGGTCGAGGCCAAAGTGAAGGCCGAGGTCCAGGCCCTGTGCGACAGGTTCCCGCTTTACCCGACCCTCTGACCACAAATGATAAACAAAAAGCGCCGAGAAACCCGGCGCTTTTTTTGTGGTGATATGAGGTCTAACTGAGGTCAGGCGCGACCGACTTGCGGGGTCGCCGCAACCGGGTGCCCGGTATAGGTGCGGTCATCCACCCGGATCACTACCGTACCATCCGCATTCTGGCTGACCATCAAACCCTGCACCGAAATGCAACTGCCGATTGAGATTGTGCGCAACATTCCTAACCTTCTCCCCCACAGGAATTTAATTAAGTTTCACTCAACATGCTCGATTTTGAAATAGATAATTTAAAGAAACGGAAACAGAAGCCGCAGAAAAGTCACAATTGTCACGGCGGCTCTTACAGCCAGTCGCGCAAAATCGGGATCAGGGGCAGGTCAGCAGGCGGCATCGGGTAGTCACGCAGCCTGTCAGGCGCAACCCAGGCGAGAACCTGACCCTCCCGCGCCACCGGAATGCCATCCCATTTGCGGCAGGCGAAAAGTGGCATCAACAGGTGGAAATCATCATAGCTGTGGCTGGCGAAGGTCAGCGGCGCAAGGCAGCTTTTCCAGGTATCGATGCCGATTTCTTCTTTCAGTTCGCGGATCAGGCAGGCCTCCGGGGTTTCACCCGGTTCGACCTTGCCACCGGGAAACTCCCACAGACCGGCGAGGCTTTTGCCTGGCGGGCGCTGTGCGAGAAGAATGCGGCCATCAGCATCAATCAGTGCGACGGCGGAAACGAGCAGGGTTTTCATATGGCTCTCAGTCTGGCCGGAGCCGGGGGCGCTGCCCCCGGCGACTGTCGGTTGGTTGAACCGGTGGCGCAAAAAATGTTCGCACCCCCGGGGTATTTACGGACAGAAAACTGTCAGGAACGATAGTCGGCGTTGATCGCGACATAGCGGTCGGTCAGATCGCAGGTCCAGACCGTGCGCCTTGCGCGGCCCATGCCAAGGCCGACATCGATCACCAGCTCCTGGCCCTTCATATAGCTGGCGCCGGCATCTTCGCTGTAGCCCGGTGATTTCCAGCCTTTTTCCGCCACAAGGATATCTCCGAAACGGATGGTAAGCCGGTCACGCTCGGCCTGGGCGCCCGATTTACCGACCGCCATCACGATGCGGCCCCAGTTAGGATCCTCGCCGGCGACCGCAGTTTTCACCAGCGGCGAATTTGCGATGGCGAAGGCCACCTTTGCCGCATCCGCATCAGTCGCGGCGCCCGAGACCCGCACCTCGATCAGCTTGGTCGCGCCCTCGCCGTCGCGCACGACCTGAAGCGCGAGATCCTGCATCACCTGGGCCAGCGCGGCATCGAATGCCTTAAGCACTGCACCTTTCAGCGGTGCGGCCTCTGACTGGCCGGTTGCGGCGACCAGCAGCGTGTCAGACGTCGAGGTGTCACTGTCGACGGTGATCGAGTTGAAACTGTCATCGACATGGCGCGAGACCAGTTTCTGCAGGCCCGCCTGGCTGATCTTTGCATCGGTGAAAATATAGACCAGCATCGTCGCCATATCGGGCGCGATCATGCCCGAGCCCTTGGCGATGCCGGCGATATGGATCGGGCCACCTTCGCCTTCGATCGTCGCGGTGGCGCCTTTGGGGAAGGTGTCGGTGGTCATGATCGCCTGAGCGGCGCCTTCAATCGCGGCCTCGGTCAGACCCTCGGTGAGATCACCGATCACGGCGGTGATCTTCTCCGCCGGCAGCGGCTCGCCGATCACGCCGGTCGAGGAAGAGAACACGCGCGTGGCCGGGATGCCGAGCGCTTTCGCGACAGCCCCCGTCACATCCGCCACCGCCTTATCGCCGATCTTGCCGGTGAAAGCGTTGGAATTGCCCGAGTTCACGATGATCGCCGCACCGTTGCCGGGCGCCGCCTTCAGAGCCAGTTTCGCCTCGCAATCCCGCACACAGCCCGAACGGGTGGTCGAACGGGTGAAGGCCCCGGCCATCACCGTGCCCGGGGCAAGCCGCACGAGCATCACATCCTTGCGGTTGCGATATTTGATCCCGGCCCCGATCGAGGCAAATTCTGCCCCCCGGATCACAGGCAGTGCCGGGAAACTGGCCGGAGCCAGCGGCGACACCGGATGCGCGGCCTTATGGACCACCGCCGCGACCTCGTTCAGCGCGCCCGAGGCCGCGCCGGAGACCGCTTCGGTCACGCGGTCTTTCAGCTTGCGCACCTTCTTCTTCAGGTTCTTCGCTTCGGCTTTCCAGTCAGTCTTTGCCATTCTATCCCCCGCCGCTCAATCAATCAGAGCGTTATTCTTCAAAAGAGCCGGATCGATGCCCTCACCCGGCTTTGTGATTGTCGCCGCGCCTGTCAGCTCGGTGATCTTCGCCGCGATTGCACGTTCCTCGACTTCGCCCGCGAGCACATCGCGCACCTCGTCCAGCGTCGGAGCCGGGCGGTCGCGGCTTTTATGAACCAGGATCAGGTGCCAGCCGAAATCGCTCTGCACCGGATCGGTCACTTTGCCTTGGGTCGCAGCCGCCACCCCATCCGCGAAGGGCTTCACCATGCGGTCCAGCGTGAACCAGCCCAGTTCGCCCCCCTGCTCTCCCGACCCCGGATCATTCGATGCTTCCTTCGCGAGGGCCGCGAAATCCGCGCCGCCATCCAGTTCGGCCTTCAGCTCCTTCGCCTCGGTCTCGGTCTCAACCAGAATATGCGCCGCACTGTATTCCTTTTGTGGCACGTAATCAGCGTATTTCTCATCCCAGGCCTTTTGCAGGGCTGCATCGGTCACCGCTGCACTGGCCACATCCGAAATCACAATACCCGAGAAATAGCCGCGCTCGGTATTGA
It encodes:
- a CDS encoding (deoxy)nucleoside triphosphate pyrophosphohydrolase, with the protein product MKTLLVSAVALIDADGRILLAQRPPGKSLAGLWEFPGGKVEPGETPEACLIRELKEEIGIDTWKSCLAPLTFASHSYDDFHLLMPLFACRKWDGIPVAREGQVLAWVAPDRLRDYPMPPADLPLIPILRDWL
- a CDS encoding propionyl-CoA synthetase, yielding MGYRDVYAHWKSDPEGFWMEQAQGIDWEKQPTRALNADNAPSYEWFADGLVNTCWNAVDRHVEAGRGDQLAIIHDSPVTHLKKGITYRELQKRVASLAGALRAKGVTRGDRVIIYMPMIPEALEAMLACGRLGAIHSVVFGGFAANELAVRINDCTPKAIIAASCGIEPSRIVHYKPLLDAAIDQASHKPEFCVIFQREQEVAQLIEGRDVAWHSFQYGVEPAECVPVEGNHPAYILYTSGTTGAPKGVIRATGGHLVALNWTMKAIYDMAPGEVFWAASDVGWVVGHSYICYAPLISGCTTIVFEGKPVGTPDAGTFWRVIAENKVKSFFTAPTALRAIKRDDPAGEFVKDYNMKHLKYCFLAGERADPDTIAWAARHLNVPVIDHWWQTETGWAIAANPMGIEALPIKPGSPSVPMPGYDIQVLDEGGHPVAPGTLGAIAVKLPLPPGNLPGLWNAEDRFRKSYLSHFPGFYETGDAGYIDEDGYLYIMARTDDVINVAGHRLSTGAMEEVLASHPDVAECAVIGVADTLKGQSPLGFLCLNKGTSRAHGDVVKECVKLMRDRIGPVADFKRALVIDRLPKTRSGKILRGTMVKIADGTEWKMPATIDDPVILDEITIALKSIGLAG
- the argJ gene encoding bifunctional glutamate N-acetyltransferase/amino-acid acetyltransferase ArgJ, with the protein product MAKTDWKAEAKNLKKKVRKLKDRVTEAVSGAASGALNEVAAVVHKAAHPVSPLAPASFPALPVIRGAEFASIGAGIKYRNRKDVMLVRLAPGTVMAGAFTRSTTRSGCVRDCEAKLALKAAPGNGAAIIVNSGNSNAFTGKIGDKAVADVTGAVAKALGIPATRVFSSSTGVIGEPLPAEKITAVIGDLTEGLTEAAIEGAAQAIMTTDTFPKGATATIEGEGGPIHIAGIAKGSGMIAPDMATMLVYIFTDAKISQAGLQKLVSRHVDDSFNSITVDSDTSTSDTLLVAATGQSEAAPLKGAVLKAFDAALAQVMQDLALQVVRDGEGATKLIEVRVSGAATDADAAKVAFAIANSPLVKTAVAGEDPNWGRIVMAVGKSGAQAERDRLTIRFGDILVAEKGWKSPGYSEDAGASYMKGQELVIDVGLGMGRARRTVWTCDLTDRYVAINADYRS
- the glyA gene encoding serine hydroxymethyltransferase encodes the protein MTAQTRDSGFFTESLSSRDPELFGAVRSELGRQRDEIELIASENIVSLAVLEAQGSVLTNKYAEGYPGKRYYGGCQYVDIAETLAIERAKELFGCKFANVQPNSGSQMNQAVFLALLQPGDTFMGLDLNSGGHLTHGSPVNMSGKWFKVISYGVRQQDQRLDMDEVRKKALEHRPKLILAGGTAYSREWDWAAFRAIADEIGAYLHVDMAHIAGLVAGGVHASPLPHAHVVTTTTHKSLRGPRGGMVLTNDEDIAKKINSAVFPGLQGGPLMHVIAAKAVAFGEALRPEFKAYAAQVKTNAAAMADELMKGGIDIVSGGTDNHLCLADLRPKKVTGKAAEAALGRAHITCNKNGVPFDPEKPFVTSGIRLGAPAGTTRGFGEAEFRQISRWIVEVVDGLAANGEDGNGEVEAKVKAEVQALCDRFPLYPTL
- a CDS encoding sigma-54 dependent transcriptional regulator, whose amino-acid sequence is MRIPVLLVEDTPSLQFVYRSVLTAAGMNVHPAGSASEALQLLHQVKPGVVILDLMLPDRDGLALMSEMLAINPDLCVVVMSAQGSVDRAVAAMRAGAFDFLLKPFEENRFLAAVRAAVLAAEETTPGQPAPKRRAETAASSDPAASIGSSEAMKQVHRVISSVAGSIATVFITGESGTGKELAAIALHTQSPRARGPFIALNCGAIPHDLLESEVFGHLKGSFTGAIADKPGAAMAADGGTLFLDEVCEMAPALQTKLLRFLQTSMVQPLGATRPQKVDVRIICATNQDPLDAVRRGQFREDLYYRLHVVPLHMPPLRDRGRDAAEIAEVALRRFGGEEGKGFAGFAPETQRILLRHRWPGNVRQLLNVVRNIAVMQPGGLVTPDMLPGDMLREDPGQNRGASQPDAPSGTAGPQRTGFAPVATGLDSAETAFAGKTLAEIERMAIEAALARHQGSVPKAAHDLDISVSTLYRRIEAWKSDQS
- a CDS encoding NAD kinase, which produces MQPKIRFTASKAPAAQAALARLTARYGQIDLRRASVVVALGGDGFMLETLHAQSGRDLPVYGMNCGTIGFLMNAYIDDGLPERLQLAEEALLNPLSMQAENVRGKVTNALAVNEVSLLRQGPQAARLRVSIDGRERMAELVCDGALVATPAGSTAYNYSAHGAILPIGADVLALTAMSAFRPRRWRGALLPKTAEVRFDVLDPDKRPVMADADSRNSVRDVISVVVRSNSAISYRLLFDPGHGLEERLIREQFV
- a CDS encoding peptidylprolyl isomerase; its protein translation is MAIEKRLGAAVFWVAAAFAGLATGLANGPALAEGETAATVVATVNGTEITLGQMIALRESLPDQYLSLADDVLFNGILEQLIQQEALAQAHSQKSPRDKAVIVNTERGYFSGIVISDVASAAVTDAALQKAWDEKYADYVPQKEYSAAHILVETETEAKELKAELDGGADFAALAKEASNDPGSGEQGGELGWFTLDRMVKPFADGVAAATQGKVTDPVQSDFGWHLILVHKSRDRPAPTLDEVRDVLAGEVEERAIAAKITELTGAATITKPGEGIDPALLKNNALID